From a region of the Takifugu flavidus isolate HTHZ2018 chromosome 20, ASM371156v2, whole genome shotgun sequence genome:
- the lpar1 gene encoding lysophosphatidic acid receptor 1, with product MEGEQCFYNETIAFFYNRSGKHLATDWNTVSRLVMGLGITVCIFIMLANLLVMIAIYVNRRFHFPIYYLMANLAAADFFAGLAYFYLMFNTGPNTRRLTVSTWLLRQGLIDTSLTASVVNLLAIAIERHITVFRMQLHTRMSNRRVVVVIVIIWTMSIVMGAIPSVGWNCICSLDTCSNMAPLYSNSYLIFWAVFNLVTFAVMVTLYAHIFVYVRQRTMRMSRHSSGPRRNRDTMMSLLKTVAIVLGAFIVCWTPGLVILLLDVFCSTCNILTFEKFFLLLAEFNSAMNPIIYSYRDKEMSATFRQILCCRRQENVNGATAEGSDRSASSVNHTVLSGAMHHHHNNEHSVV from the exons ATGGAGGGCGAGCAGTGCTTCTACAACGAGACCATCGCCTTCTTCTACAACCGGAGTGGAAAGCACCTGGCCACGGACTGGAACACCGTCAGCCGGCTGGTGATGGGCCTGGGCATCACCGTCTGCATCTTCATCATGCTCGCCAACCTCCTGGTCATGATCGCCATCTACGTCAACCGGAGGTTCCACTTCCCCATCTACTACCTGATGGCCAACCTGGCAGCTGCTGACTTCTTCGCCGGGCTGGCCTACTTCTACTTGATGTTCAACACGGGTCCGAACACGCGGCGCCTCACCGTGTCCACGTGGCTGCTGCGCCAAGGCCTGATCGACACCAGCCTCACGGCGTCCGTGGTCAACCTGCTGGCCATCGCCATTGAACGCCACATTACCGTGTTCCGCATGCAGCTGCACACGCGCATGAGCAACAGGCGCGTGGTGGTGGTGATCGTCATCATCTGGACCATGTCCATCGTCATGGGCGCCATCCCCAGCGTGGGCTGGAACTGCATCTGCAGCCTCGACACCTGCTCCAACATGGCGCCGCTTTACAGCAACTCCTATCTGATCTTCTGGGCCGTGTTTAACCTGGTGACCTTTGCCGTCATGGTAACGCTGTACGCCCACATCTTTGTCTACGTGCGCCAGAGGACCATGAGGATGTCGCGGCACAGCTCCGGTCCGCGCCGCAACCGGGACACCATGATGTCCCTGCTGAAAACGGTGGCCATCGTTTTGG GTGCCTTCATCGTCTGCTGGACGCCCGGCCtggtcatcctcctcctcgacGTCTTCTGCTCCACCTGCAACATCCTCACCTTCGAGAAGTTCTTCCTGCTCCTCGCAGAGTTCAACTCGGCCATGAACCCAATCATCTACTCGTACCGCGACAAGGAGATGAGCGCCACCTTCCGGCAGATCCTCTGCTGTCGGCGGCAGGAGAACGTCAACGGAGCGACGGCGGAGGGCTCGGACCGCTCGGCGTCCTCCGTCAACCACACGGTGCTGAGCGGCGCGatgcaccaccaccacaacaacgaACACTCGGTGGTATAA
- the musk gene encoding muscle, skeletal receptor tyrosine-protein kinase, whose amino-acid sequence MEIGLLWFWTMNPAETLSVLLVLVGSGRCSQTAPRIITFLETLDVLMDHNATFICEVESRPPADVTWTKNNHPIMYYDPRYATRAQGQMLIIPHVRESDSGEYCCIATNGVGEPAKSCGALQLKMKPQIKRHPTNLTLLVEAKAVLPCVTLGNPKPDVTWLKDDELIKISDRVTILDYGALKIHNIQKEDAGQYRCVARNSFGLSISKPVSIEVQVPARILQVPKERKVAYGSLVSLECNATGNPVPTITWLENGNTISGASVDETLSGDVVQSVLKATVHKPALYTCLASNRHSAGANTVKASARVTVAEWRLYKGSAGYCGAYRGDVCGAVLPGDHLVFFNSSLPDPEDLQEYLVQSLWPELEGLGSACSPAMHSLLCHSAFPDCNPSGIGPAPKPVCREHCLAVKELYCQGKWAVLEGGASAQSGLFRSGTGSSGTSSLVPNCQALPSLQADPNACTHVPFADLKLDQITTTCFSDRGRFYQGGVNVTRSGTPCQPWNHQLPHQHRLSADVIPELRNSRNYCRNPGGVSEGPWCYTSNPNIRWEFCPVPPCGETSVAPVVKTESPGPHQTVRVLPPTTVSYPAYSMSVIIIVLSTLAAAVLFTIAVLACRRQRKQWRNRKRVMETPTLSALPSELLLDRLHPNPMYQRVPLLLNSKLLALEYPRNNIQYVRDIGEGAFGRVFQARAPGLLPMESFTMVAVKMLKEEASADMQNDFQREAALMAQFDHPNIVKLLGVCAVGKPMCLMFEYMAHGDLNEFLRRRSPNRSLRTISRASLSGRSFTSELEAGLLSCADQLSISKQIAAGMAYLSERKFVHRDLATRNCLVGEDMVVKIADFGLSRNIYSADYYKANENDAIPIRWMPPESIFYNRYTTESDIWAYGVVLWEIFSHGMQPYYGMGHEEVIYYVRDGHILSCPENCPMELYNLMRLCWSSQPSERPGFSSIHRILERMHQNVLSVDAEAD is encoded by the exons ATGGAAATCGGACTTCTCTGGTTCTGGACGATGAATCCTGCGGAGACCCTCtcagtgctgctggtgctggtcgggTCGGGTCGCTGCTCACAAACAG CTCCGCGTATCATCACCTTCTTAGAGACCCTGGACGTTCTGATGGATCACAACGCCACTTTCATCTGTGAGGTGGAGTCCCGCCCCCCTGCTGATGTCACATGGACCAAGAACAACCACCCGATTAT GTACTATGACCCCAGGTACGCCACGCGGGCGCAGGGACAGATGCTGATCATCCCCCACGTCAGGGAGTCAGACAGCGGCGAATACTGCTGCATCGCCACGAACGGCGTTGGCGAACCAGCCAAGAGCTGCGGAGCTCTGCAGCTCAAGATGA AGCCACAGATCAAACGCCATCCGACCAACCTCACGCTGTTGGTGGAGGCTAAAGCTGTGCTGCCCTGCGTTACCCTCGGCAACCCTAAACCGGACGTCACCTGGCTGAAGGACGATGAGCTCATCAAG ATCAGCGACCGCGTCACCATTCTGGATTACGGAGCCTTGAAGATCCACAACATCCAGAAGGAGGACGCGGGCCAGTACCGCTGCGTGGCCAGGAACAGCTTTGGGTTGTCCATCTCAAAGCCCGTCAGCATCGAGGTTCAGG tTCCAGCTCGAATCCTGCAGGTTCCGAAGGAGAGGAAGGTGGCGTACGGCAGCCTGGTCTCCCTGGAGTGCAACGCCACCGGGAACCCGGTGCCCACCATCACCTGGCTGGAAAACGGGAACACT ATCTCGGGCGCGTCGGTGGACGAGACTCTGAGCGGAGACGTGGTCCAGTCCGTCCTGAAGGCGACGGTCCATAAGCCAGCTCTGTACACCTGCCTGGCGTCCAACAGGCACAGCGCCGGCGCCAACACCGTCAAGGCCAGCGCCAGGGTCACCGTGGCAG AGTGGAG ACTCTACAAAGGCTCCGCCGGCTACTGCGGTGCGTACCGAGGAGACGTGTGTGGCGCCGTCCTGCCGGGCGACCACCTGGTGTTCTTCAACTCCTCGCTGCCGGACCCCGAGGACCTGCAGGAGTACCTGGTTCAGAGCCTGTGGCCGGAGCTGGAGGGGCTCGGGTCGGCGTGCAGCCCCGCCATGCACTCGCTGCTCTGCCACAGCGCCTTCCCGGACTGTAACCCTTCCGGGATCGGACCGGCACCCAAACCGGTCTGCAG GGAGCACTGCCTCGCCGTGAAGGAGCTGTACTGTCAGGGGAAGTGGGCGGTCCTGGAGGGCGGCGCCTCGGCCCAGTCCGGCCTCTTCCGCTCTGGGACCGGGTCCAGCGGTACCAGTTCCCTGGTGCCCAACTGTCAGGCCTTACCGAGTCTTCAGGCGGACCCCAACGCCTGCACCCACGTCCCCTTCGCAG ACCTCAAGCTGGACCAGATCACAA CGACCTGCTTCAGCGACCGAGGTCGTTTCTACCAGGGCGGCGTGAACGTGACCCGGTCGGGGACGCCGTGCCAGCCCTGGAACCATCAG CTCCCTCACCAGCACCGACTGTCTGCGGATGTGATTCCAGAGTTGAGGAACTCGAGGAACTACTGCAGGAACCCCGGGGGGGTAAGCGAGGGACCCTGGTGTTACACCAGTAATCCCAACATTCGCTGGGAGTTCTGCCCAGTGCCTCCCTGTGGCGAGACCAGCGTGGCTCCAG TGGTCAAGACAGAGTCTCCGGGCCCCCATCAGACCGTGCGcgtcctcccccccaccaccgtgTCCTACCCAGCCTACTCCATgtccgtcatcatcatcgtcctgTCCACCCTCGCGGCCGCCGTCCTCTTCACCATCGCCGTCCTCGCCTGCCGCAGACAGAGGAAGCAgtggaggaacaggaagag AGTGATGGAGACCCCGACGCTGAGCGCGCtgccctcagagctgctgctggaccggCTCCACCCGAACCCCATGTACCAGCGGGTCCCCCTGCTGCTCAACTCCAAGCTGCTGGCCCTGGAGTATCCCCGGAACAACATCCAGTACGTCCGCGACATCGGAGAAGGAGCCTTCGGGCGCGTGTTCCAGGCCAG AGCTCCGGGCCTGCTGCCGATGGAGTCCTTCACCATGGTGGCTGTGAagatgctgaaggaggaggCATCAGCTGACATGCAGAATGACTTCCAGAGAGAGGCGGCGCTCATGGCCCAGTTTGACCATCCAAATATTGTCAAACTactgg gtgtgtgtgcggtggGCAAGCCTATGTGCCTGATGTTCGAGTACATGGCCCACGGTGACCTGAACGAGTTCCTTCGCCGCCGATCCCCCAACCGGTCGTTGCGCACCATCAGCCGGGCCAGCCTATCAGGTCGCAGCTTCACGTCCGAGCTGGAGGCGGGGCTTCTCTCCTGCGCCGATCAGCTGTCCATTTCTAAGCAGATCGCGGCGGGGATGGCGTACCTGTCGGAGCGCAAGTTCGTCCACCGAGACTTGGCCACGCGGAACTGCCTGGTGGGGGAGGACATGGTGGTGAAGATCGCCGACTTCGGCCTCTCCCGGAACATCTACTCAGCTGATTACTACAAAGCCAACGAGAACGACGCCATCCCCATTCGCTGGATGCCCCCGGAGTCGATCTTCTACAACCGCTACACCACGGAATCCGACATTTGGGCCTACGGCGTGGTGCTGTGGGAGATCTTCTCCCACGGGATGCAGCCGTACTACGGGATGGGCCACGAGGAGGTGATCTACTACGTGAGGGACGGTCACATCCTGTCCTGTCCCGAGAACTGTCCCATGGAGCTCTACAACCTGATGCGTCTGTGCTGGAGCAGCCAGCCGTCGGAGCGGCCCGGCTTCAGCAGCATCCACAGGATCCTGGAGCGGATGCACCAGAACGTGCTGAGCGTGGACGCCGAGGCCGACTGA
- the LOC130517317 gene encoding uncharacterized protein LOC130517317, translating to MPLKKTVAAERRMDLASFFCMIGRHGPAVALAVVAVVTVLAGFYIYRTVTGRRRKAACADGALSPGEEGGEASVIQQSRRRAGESTDLSGDGVTDAMEDVGNLRRRPAAAEKNPPTFAPKIHTAGMKPTAQTEEASGGVEVKSLEPGNQEEHEEVLGDERPEGGDVSTGSRTGTEENRRCSTDTGDVPASLICPSKGQQMEKASPEEGEEPCDKTFWSTDLPSEAGASAPDSRDDGDVSAEVMREDAGGSRAGCDVDDEEAELRSAEVSDAGSSPPWQRRDKTSQCVDEVSESSVNGLERPSPETGNPPEPHGATSSETSHLPPTRELGSAPDAAASATFPDPGVAPGPPVGDLQLSSFEPTQKKDEGNASSAGAGAESGISSLAVSPDAEADGNIFSPEPVLAGDPQAISLYADDAALSAAIERMTGETLGPLQPCCSQMSHSTSWTAANEDAFGHEIEDGYHRLVEQFAAQIAVSVTSLTGQLTDVRAALEVVETRAKEKEDSQAEADCERSEISIMEATMETNEWITDTASPLPPWLLPAPVDHPNTRPPPSDRRSAATPPRPTFLPGRSSLTKTWNISKRWWRSSPCLRTSTSPSASIITPRRRTRRWQSPATSRSWGAGRSSSPWRR from the exons ATGCCGCTGAAGAAAACGGTGGCCGCGGAGAGACGCATGGACCTGGCGTCCTTCTTCTGCATGATCGGCCGCCACGGACCGGCCGTGGCGCTGGCTGTCGTCGCGGTGGTGACGGTGCTGGCCGGGTTCTACATCTACCGGACCGTGACTGGGAGGCGGAGGAAGGCCGCATGCGCTGACGGCGCGCtgagccccggggaggagggCGGAGAGGCGTCGGTGATCCAGCAGAGTCGGCGCCGCGCCGGGGAGTCAACAG ACCTGAGTGGCGACGGCGTCACGGACGCGATGGAAGATGTTGGAAATCTCAGgcgccgtcctgctgctgcggAGAAGAACCCTCCGACTTTTGCTCCGAAGATCCACACGGCAGGAATGAAGCCGACCGCTCAGACGGAGGAGGCCAGCGGAGGGGTGGAGGTGAAGAGCCTAGAACCGGGGAACCAGGAGGAGCACGAGGAG GTGCTGGGAGATGAACGACCGGAGGGTGGAGACGTgagcacaggcagcagaacTGGAACGGAGGAGAACCGTCGGTGTTCCACGGATACTGGAGATGTTCCCGCTTCCCTCATCTGCCCCAGCAAagggcagcagatggagaaagcgagtccagaggagggagaagaaccGTGCGATAAGACGTTCTGGTCCACAGATCTGCCGTCTGAGGCGGGGGCGTCTGCTCCGGACAGTCGTGATGATGGAGATGTGTCTGCAGAAGTGATGAGAGAAGATGCAGGTGGATCACGGGCAGGATGTGATGTCGACGATGAAGAGGCAGAGCTGAGGTCTGCTGAAGTCTCCGACGCAGGTTCCTCGCCGCCGTGGCAACGACGGGATAAAACATCTCAATGTGTGGATGAAGTCTCTGAATCCTCCGTCAATGGTCTTGAACGACCATCACCTGAGACGGGGAACCCGCCTGAACCTCACGGAGCGACCAGCAGTGAAACATCTCATCTCCCCCCAACAAGAGAACTGGGCTCTGCTCCCGATGCAGCAGCTTCTGCGACCTTTCCTGATCCCGGTGTTGCTCCCGGTCCTCCCGTGGGTGACCTTCAGCTGTCCTCTTTTGAGCCAACGCAGAAGAAGGATGAGGGAAACGCGTCTTCTGCCGGCGCTGGTGCAGAAAGCGGCATCTCCAGCCTGGCGGTCAGTCCGGACGCGGAAGCGGACGGAAACATTTTCAGTCCGGAGCCGGTGCTGGCGGGCGATCCACAGGCGATCAGCCTCTACGCAGACGATGCAGCGCTGTCCGCCGCCATTGAGCGGATGACCGGGGAGACGTTGGGGCCCCTCCAGCCGTGTTGCTCCCAGATGTCCCACAGCACCAGCTGGACGGCGGCCAACGAGGACGCGTTTGGCCACGAGATCGAGGACGGTTACCACAGGCTGGTCGAGCAGTTCGCCGCTCAGATCGCCGTCAGTGTCACCAGCTTAACCGGCCAGCTGACGGACGTCCGAGCCGCCCTCGAGGTCGTGGAGACGAGAGCGAAAGAGAAGGAGGACTCGCAGGCGGAAGCGGACTGTGAAAGGTCTGAGATCAGCATCATGGAGGCCACCATGGAGACCAACGAGTGGATCACTGACACCGCCTCCCCGCTGCCCCCCTGGCTGCTCCCGGCTCCTGTGGATCACCCGAACACCCGCCCGCCGCCCTCGGACCGGCGTTCCGCTGCGACGCCTCCGCGGCCGACGTTCCTGCCGGGACGCTCCTCGCTGACGAAAACATGGAACATTTCAAAAAGGTGGTGGCGGTCCAGCCCATGCCTCAGAACGTCAACGTCACCTTCCGCGTCCATTATCACACCCAGGCGCCGCACCAGACGGTGGCAGTCACCGGCGACCAGCCGGAGCTGGGGAGCTGGAAGGAGTTCCTCCCCCtggagaaggtga